Within the Rhizobium favelukesii genome, the region GCACGCAGTCGGCTTTGCTGCAGTCGATGCAGGAGTACCACATCACCGTCGCCGGTCATCGCTACGACCTGCCGGCCCCATTCCACGTCCTCGCCACTCAAAATCCACTGGAGCAGGAAGGCACCTACCCCTTGCCCGAGGCACAGCTCGACCGCTTCCTTCTCCAGGTCGACGTCCACTATCCGGAGCTCGCTGCCGAGCGACAGATCCTGCTCGAGACGACTGGCATCGGCGAAACGGCGCCGCAAGCAATCCTGAGTGCCGAGCGCCTCGTCGAAATCCAGACGCTCATCCGCCAGATGCCGGTGAGCGACAAAGTGGTCGACGCCATCCTCGCGCTTGTCCGTTCCGCCCGTCCGGGTCAGGGAAACGCCTCGACCGACAAGAACGTCGCCTGGGGTCCCGGCCCACGTGCCGGCCAGGCCATGATGCTCTGCGCCCGCGCCCGTGCCCTCTACGAAGGCCGCCTCGCACCGTCTGTCGACGACGTCCACGCGCTCGCCGAACCCGTCCTGCAGCACCGCATGGCGCTGACATTCGCGGCGCGCGCAGAAGGCATGTCGGTTCGTGATGTCATTGCCGCGCTGGTCAAGCAGGCCAAGGGATAAGGAAGCGTCTGCGTGGCACCCATCGGACAGATCGTCAATGCGACTTCGGGCAACGACGCCCTTGCTCGCGCAAGGCAGCGGGCAAGCCTGGTGCCGGATTGTCTGGTCGAGGCCAAGCGCATCGCCAACACGGTGATCGCCGGTTGGCATGGCCGCCGCAAACGCGGTATCGGCGAGAATTTCTGGCAGTTCCGTCCCTATACCGAGGGCGAGAGCCTGTCGCGCATCGATTGGCGCCGGTCCGCGCGCGACGATCACACCTACATCCGCGACCGCGAGTGGGAGGCTGCCCATACGATCTGGCTCTGGGCCGACATGTCTCCCTCGATGATGTACAAATCGACTTTCGGAAACGCCTCGAAGGAAGGCCGGGCACTCGTCATCATGCTGGCGCTTGCAGAGATTCTCGCGCGCTCCGGCGAGCGCATCGGATGCCCAGGCGTCATGGAACCGATCGCCGCGCGCAACGCTGCAGAGCGACTTGCAACGGCATTGATGCATACTCCGCTGAGCGGAGGCCTCCCGGAAACGGCCATGATTCGCGGCTGGAGCGAACTTGTGCTGATCGGTGATTTCCTCGACGACGCGCGTGCGGTCATGGCGCGCATCGGTCCCTTGGCGCGGCGCGGTCTGCGCGGCCACGTGATCGAGATCGCCGACCCGGCCGAAGAGCTCTTCCCCTATGATGGCCGCACCGAATTCACCGATCCCGAGACCGGTTCGAAACTGACAACCGGCCGCGCCGAGCATATCCGCGAAGCCTATACCCGCGCCTATCTCGGCCGCAGGGACGATCTCGGCCAGGCGCTGCGCCACATGGGCTGGACCTTTGTCAGCCATCGCACCGACCATCTCGCCTCCGAAGCACTGGTCGCCGTTCACATGTATCTGTCGGGTATGCCGGCCAGCGCGACGCATGGAGGGCAACGATGAACGCCCTTCCCTTCGCTTTCGCCTATCCTGCAATCCTCGGCGCGCTCGTCGCCCTGCCGATCATATGGTGGCTGCTGCGATTGACGCCGCCGCGCCCGAAGACCGAAGTCTTCCCGCCGCTGAAGATTCTCGCGACGGTTCTGAAGCGAGAGGAAACCCCGGCCCAGAGCCCCTGGTGGCTGACGCTGCTGCGCATGCTGCTTGCCGCGGCCGTCATCCTGGCGATCGCCGACCCTGTCTTCAATCCACGCGCGAATTCAATCGCTGCCGGCGGTCCGCTCGTGCTCTTTGTTGACAATGGCTGGGCTACGTCGCCGGATTGGGATCAGCGCGTCAAGACCGCCGACGCGCTGATTGACGACGCGGAAGCGGCCGGGACCCCTGTTGCCATCGCCTTCACCGCCGATCCGACCAACGACGCGGTTCCAGGAACGGCGTCCGTTGCCCGCGACAAGCTGCGCGCCGCGCAGCCGAAGCCGCTCGTGCCCGACCGCCAGCGCGCGTTTGAGGCGCTGCGTGCCGCCTTGAACGGCGTCCATCCCGGCACCCTCGCCTTCCTCACCGATGGCGCCGCCGCAAGCGACAGCGACGCAACGATCCGCCAACTTTCCGACCTCTCGCCTGCCCAGTTGCGCTTGGTGTCCGGCGACGCGGCCGAGACGATCGCCATCACGTCAGCCAACAATGCCGCGGATGCGATGACGGTGACCGCCACGCGCCTCGACAGCGCGGGTGCCGCATCGCTGCCCATGACCGCGCAGGATACACAAGGTCGCGCAATCGCCGCCGGTTCGATCGACTTCCAACAGGGGCAGAGCGTTGCCACTGGATCGATCACCGCACCGTTTGAAATGCGCAACGACTTCGCGCGCGTCAGCATTGACAGCCACGCCACGGCAGGCGCCGTGCATCTGCTCGATGATGGCTTCAAGCGCCGCCGCGTCGTCCTATTGTCCGGCGAAGTCGGCGATACGTTCCAGCCGCTGCTTTCGCCGCTCTATTACATTCAGCGCGCCCTGCAGCCCTATGCCGATCTGATAGAGCCGAACACGCCCGATCTCGCGTCCTCGATCCCGGATCTCCTGACGCAGAATCCGTCCGTGATCATCATGGCTGACATCGGCCGCCTGCCCCAGGAAACCTACGCGCCGTTGCAGCGCTGGATCGCGAATGGCGGAACCTTGATCCGCTTTGCCGGGCCGCGCCTTGCCGCCGCTCCGGCCGACGACCCGCTGGTTCCGGTCACGCTGCGCCAGGGCGAGCGTGCGCTTGGCGGCGCGCTGTCCTGGGCCGAACCGCAGCCGCTGGCCGAGTTTCCGGGATTCGGCCCGTTCGCTGGAATGGCGAAGCCGACGGACGTCACCATCAAGCGTCAGGTTCTCGCTGAGCCGACGCCTGATCTCGCCGAGCGCACCTGGGCAAGCCTTGCCGATGGGACACCGCTCGTGACCACGAAGCCGATCAATGCCGGCCGGATCGTCCTCTTCCACGTCAGCGCCGAGGCCACGTGGTCCAACCTGCCGATTTCGGGCAATTTCGTCGAAATGCTGCGCCGCCTCGTCCAGTTGTCGCGCTCGGGTGGTGTCAACGCCGAAGCGAATGGCGCTTCGAGCGCCGAGGCGTTGCCACCCTTCCGCCTGTTGACGGCCAGGGGCGCGCTGACGACCGAGACCGGCACAGCGCGTCCGCTGATCCCCAACGCGAAGGTCACGCCGCTTGCCAGCTTTGACAACCCGCCTGGCCTGTATGGGTCCGAGGAAGGATTTACCGCTCTGAACGTGCTGCCGAAGAACGCCGAACTGAGGCCACTCGACACGTCGGGGATCACCATCGTTCGCGAGGGACTGATCGGCGGTGAAACCTGGTCTGCAAAGCCTGCCCTGTTCCTGATCGCCTTCCTGCTGCTGCTGGCCGACAGCCTGATCGTGATGTTCATGAGCGGCGCCTTCTCGCGGCTGCGCCCAGCGGCCCGCACGGCAGCGCTTGTCGCCGTTGCTCTGAGTGCAGCAATCTTGCTGCAGCCCGGACAATCGCATGCAGATGACGCCAAGCCAGGCGACGAGCAGATCTTCCAGCGGCTCGACAATACGCACCTCGCCTTCGTCGTTACCGGCGAACAGGACGTCGATCGTATCTCCGAACGGGGGCTCGAGGGCCTGACGGACTTCCTGACCTATCGCACCACACTGGAGCCGTCGCCACCTGTTGGTCTGGATCTCACGAAGGATGAGCTCGCCTTCTACCCGATCATCTATTGGCCCGTCTCGGCGACCGCGCCGATGCCTTCGGCAGCGGCGATCAACAAGATTGACGCCTACATGCGCTCCGGCGGAACTGTGCTCTTCGACACACGCGACCAGTTCAGCGCACTCGACAACAATGGCGGCTCGGTCAGCGCCAATGGCGAGCGGCTGCAGCAGATCCTTGCCAATCTCGATATTCCGCCGTTGGAACCAGTGCCATCGGACCACGTGCTGACGAAATCCTTCTACCTGCTGTCGAGCTTCCCCGGCCGCTACACCGGAAGCCCCCTCTGGATCGAAGCGCGACAGGAAAACCGTGCCGCGGATGCCAAGTCGACCGGCACGGCAGACGGCGTTTCGCCGATCCTCATCACGGGCAACGACTTTGCCGGCGCCTGGGCCGTCGACGACAACGGGGTGCCGATGTTGCCGACGGTTCCGCCGGACGAGACGCAGCGCGAATACGCCTACCGCAGCGGCGTCAACATCATGATGTATATGCTGACCGGCAACTACAAGACCGATCAGGTCCACGTTCCCGCTCTCCTGGAACGGTTGGGACAGTGACATGACGGTTGATTTTTCGCCTTTCATTCCTTGGCCGGTCCTGGCGGGTCTGGCAGTCATTGTCGTCGCAACCGCCGCCTTTGCCATCTGGCGCCGGGTGCGCGGTGCCTGGATCCGCTCGATTGCTGCGCTTGCTTTGCTGACCGCCCTCGCCAACCCGCTGTTGCTGCAGGAAGATCGCGAGCAACTGTCGACCGTCGTGCCCGTCATCGTCGACCGCAGCCAGAGCCAAGAGACGCCTGAACGCATCAAGATGACCGACGATGCCCTGGCGCAGTTGAAGGAGCGTCTTGCTCGCTTCCCCAATATCGAACCGCGCTACGTCGACGCGACGGAACCGGACGATTCCGACGCACCCTCGACCCGGCTGTTCAACGCGCTTTCCGCGGCTGTCGCGGATGTGCCGCCCGCGCGCATTGGCGGCGCGATCATGCTGACGGACGGCGAGGTCCATGACGTTCCCGCCGTCAACCAGGCACTTGGCTTCGATGCACCGATCCACGGCCTGATCACGGGTAAAGCCAACGAATTCGACCGCCGTATCGAAGTCGTCAAGGCACCACGCTTCGGCATCGTCAACGAGGAGCAGCAATTGCTGCTGCGCGTCTTCGACGACGGCCCAAGCCCAGGCGGCACGGCCAATGTCACGGTCAAGCTCAACGGCAACGAGATCGCCACGCTCCAGGCCACGCCCGGTCGCGACACGCCGTTTTCGTTCAAGGTCGAACGCGGCGGCAGCAACGTTCTCGAATTTTCGGTCAGCGGCCTTCCAGGCGAGGTTACCGAGGCAAACAACCGCGCCGTCCATGTGATTGACGGCATTCGCGAGAACCTGCGCGTTCTGCTTGTCTCCGGCGAGCCGCATGCCGGCGAACGCGCCTGGCGCAACCTCCTGAAATCGGATGCGTCGGTGGATCTCGTCCATTTCACCATCCTGCGCCCGCCCGAAAAGCAGGACGGCACGCCGATCAACGAGCTGTCGCTGATCGCCTTCCCGACCCGCGAGCTGTTCGTCGACAAGATCAAGGACTTCGACCTGATCATCTTCGACCGCTACCAGCACCGTGGCGTGCTGCCGATCCTCTACTACGACTACATCGCCCAGTATGTGGAAAATGGCGGCGCCCTTTTGATCGCAGCTGGCCCTGAACACGCCGGCCAGGATTCGATTGCGCTGACGCCGCTGTCATCCGTGCTGCCGGCCGCCCCGACCGGCCAGATGATCGAGAAGGCGTTCTATCCCAGGCTTTCGGAAGAGGGCCGCAAGCATCCGGTCACCCGTGGCCTCGACGGATCCGCTGACGAGCCGCCTCATTGGGGCCGGTGGTTCCGCAGTGTCGATGTCGAGCCGCCGCAGGGCCAGACGGTAATGGTCGGAGCCGACAACCATCCGCTCCTCGTTCTCAATCGCGCCGGACAGGGTCGCGTCGCCATGCTGCTCTCCGACCAGGGCTGGCTGTGGGCCCGTGGCTTCGAGGGCGGTGGTCCGCATGTGTCGCTCTATCGCCGCGTCGCCCACTGGCTGATGAAAGAGCCGGCCCTTGAGGAAGAGGCGCTGACCGCTCGGGCATCCGGTCGCACGCTGGAGATCACGCGCCAGACGATCGGCGCCAACCCCGGCAACGCGACGGTGCGCTATCCCTCCGGCAAGACGGAGACGCTGACGCTGACGCAAGCCGAGCCCGGCCTCTTCAAAGCCGAGAAGAAGATGGACGAGATCGGCCTCTTCGAAATCAGGAACGGCGAGATGACGACGCTCGTTCATGTCGGCGCGGTCGATGCGCCGGAATTCAAGGCGATGATCTCGACGAGCGAGGCGTTGAAGCCCATTGCCGACAAGTCGAAGGGCCTCGTCACCCGCGTTTCCGATGCCAGCGGCGGGATCAGCATTCCGCCGATCCTGCCGGTTCGTGGCCAGGTCCGCGTTGCCGACAACGATCGCATGCAGATCCACCTTACCAACGAAACGGTGCTGAAAGGCATCAACACGCTGCCGCTGTTTGCCGGCTTCGCCGGTGTCGGTATCCTGTTGCTTGCATTCGGCGCCATGTGGTGGCGCGAAGGGCGTTAGCGGCATGGCTGAGTTTGAGGTCACAGGCTCGCCCGCTGCCGATGATCTCACGACGATCGGCGACGCGCTCTCGGCGTTCAATCTCGATGATGTTGGCCCTTCCGAACGCCGGCCGCTCGCGGTTCTCATTCGTGATACCGATGGAAACGTCAGCGGAGGCCTTTCCGGCTATACCGCCTGGGGCTGGCTGTTCACGCAGTTGCTGTACATTCCCGACAAGGAACGGGGCAAGGGCATGGCTGGCCAGATCCTTGCGTTGGCCGAAGAGGAAGCGGCCGCACGCGGCTGCCGCGGTGCCTGGATCGATACATTCAATCCGCAGGCGCTGCGGGCATACCAGCGCCAAGGCTACGAGATCTTCGGCGAATTGCCTGAATTCCCGAAAGGCCGCACCCGCACATTTCTGCGCAAGTGTCTCGATTAGACGCCGCAACAAGGTGCGCGATTTCGCCAGACATCGATGCTCCACCGTCCGGCCGAACGGTGGAGCACTGGTCGCTTTCAGCTGTCAGACGGCAATCTTTCCACCGC harbors:
- a CDS encoding AAA family ATPase; this translates as MGMMKTEAPLDEKAIVAAAEKALADIAAIRGEVSKVIFGQESVVENTLLAVLSGGHALLVGVPGLAKTKLVTTLGEVLGLASNRIQFTPDLMPSDILGSEVMDQDESGRRSFRFVKGPVFAQLLMADEINRASPRTQSALLQSMQEYHITVAGHRYDLPAPFHVLATQNPLEQEGTYPLPEAQLDRFLLQVDVHYPELAAERQILLETTGIGETAPQAILSAERLVEIQTLIRQMPVSDKVVDAILALVRSARPGQGNASTDKNVAWGPGPRAGQAMMLCARARALYEGRLAPSVDDVHALAEPVLQHRMALTFAARAEGMSVRDVIAALVKQAKG
- a CDS encoding DUF58 domain-containing protein, whose amino-acid sequence is MAPIGQIVNATSGNDALARARQRASLVPDCLVEAKRIANTVIAGWHGRRKRGIGENFWQFRPYTEGESLSRIDWRRSARDDHTYIRDREWEAAHTIWLWADMSPSMMYKSTFGNASKEGRALVIMLALAEILARSGERIGCPGVMEPIAARNAAERLATALMHTPLSGGLPETAMIRGWSELVLIGDFLDDARAVMARIGPLARRGLRGHVIEIADPAEELFPYDGRTEFTDPETGSKLTTGRAEHIREAYTRAYLGRRDDLGQALRHMGWTFVSHRTDHLASEALVAVHMYLSGMPASATHGGQR
- a CDS encoding DUF4159 domain-containing protein, whose amino-acid sequence is MNALPFAFAYPAILGALVALPIIWWLLRLTPPRPKTEVFPPLKILATVLKREETPAQSPWWLTLLRMLLAAAVILAIADPVFNPRANSIAAGGPLVLFVDNGWATSPDWDQRVKTADALIDDAEAAGTPVAIAFTADPTNDAVPGTASVARDKLRAAQPKPLVPDRQRAFEALRAALNGVHPGTLAFLTDGAAASDSDATIRQLSDLSPAQLRLVSGDAAETIAITSANNAADAMTVTATRLDSAGAASLPMTAQDTQGRAIAAGSIDFQQGQSVATGSITAPFEMRNDFARVSIDSHATAGAVHLLDDGFKRRRVVLLSGEVGDTFQPLLSPLYYIQRALQPYADLIEPNTPDLASSIPDLLTQNPSVIIMADIGRLPQETYAPLQRWIANGGTLIRFAGPRLAAAPADDPLVPVTLRQGERALGGALSWAEPQPLAEFPGFGPFAGMAKPTDVTIKRQVLAEPTPDLAERTWASLADGTPLVTTKPINAGRIVLFHVSAEATWSNLPISGNFVEMLRRLVQLSRSGGVNAEANGASSAEALPPFRLLTARGALTTETGTARPLIPNAKVTPLASFDNPPGLYGSEEGFTALNVLPKNAELRPLDTSGITIVREGLIGGETWSAKPALFLIAFLLLLADSLIVMFMSGAFSRLRPAARTAALVAVALSAAILLQPGQSHADDAKPGDEQIFQRLDNTHLAFVVTGEQDVDRISERGLEGLTDFLTYRTTLEPSPPVGLDLTKDELAFYPIIYWPVSATAPMPSAAAINKIDAYMRSGGTVLFDTRDQFSALDNNGGSVSANGERLQQILANLDIPPLEPVPSDHVLTKSFYLLSSFPGRYTGSPLWIEARQENRAADAKSTGTADGVSPILITGNDFAGAWAVDDNGVPMLPTVPPDETQREYAYRSGVNIMMYMLTGNYKTDQVHVPALLERLGQ
- a CDS encoding membrane protein; its protein translation is MTVDFSPFIPWPVLAGLAVIVVATAAFAIWRRVRGAWIRSIAALALLTALANPLLLQEDREQLSTVVPVIVDRSQSQETPERIKMTDDALAQLKERLARFPNIEPRYVDATEPDDSDAPSTRLFNALSAAVADVPPARIGGAIMLTDGEVHDVPAVNQALGFDAPIHGLITGKANEFDRRIEVVKAPRFGIVNEEQQLLLRVFDDGPSPGGTANVTVKLNGNEIATLQATPGRDTPFSFKVERGGSNVLEFSVSGLPGEVTEANNRAVHVIDGIRENLRVLLVSGEPHAGERAWRNLLKSDASVDLVHFTILRPPEKQDGTPINELSLIAFPTRELFVDKIKDFDLIIFDRYQHRGVLPILYYDYIAQYVENGGALLIAAGPEHAGQDSIALTPLSSVLPAAPTGQMIEKAFYPRLSEEGRKHPVTRGLDGSADEPPHWGRWFRSVDVEPPQGQTVMVGADNHPLLVLNRAGQGRVAMLLSDQGWLWARGFEGGGPHVSLYRRVAHWLMKEPALEEEALTARASGRTLEITRQTIGANPGNATVRYPSGKTETLTLTQAEPGLFKAEKKMDEIGLFEIRNGEMTTLVHVGAVDAPEFKAMISTSEALKPIADKSKGLVTRVSDASGGISIPPILPVRGQVRVADNDRMQIHLTNETVLKGINTLPLFAGFAGVGILLLAFGAMWWREGR
- a CDS encoding GNAT family N-acetyltransferase, whose product is MAEFEVTGSPAADDLTTIGDALSAFNLDDVGPSERRPLAVLIRDTDGNVSGGLSGYTAWGWLFTQLLYIPDKERGKGMAGQILALAEEEAAARGCRGAWIDTFNPQALRAYQRQGYEIFGELPEFPKGRTRTFLRKCLD